Proteins from one Candidatus Sulfotelmatobacter sp. genomic window:
- a CDS encoding M20 family metallo-hydrolase, translated as MLLERLAELARLGATADGIDRALFTAPERAAREHFAAWARAAGLHVSQDLVGNVFARLDGREDGPPILTGSHLDTVKDGGAYDGAYGVVAGLEVLARVAARGERPKRALEAVAWAGEEGSRFPLGCLGSSIFAGVTSDDVLETLVDDEGVSFTDALHGETGRLPDVPIRDLFPPPRAYVELHIEQGPVLERARARLGVVTAIAGQRRFTVTVNGEAGHAGTVPMAGRADALCAAAELILAIEATASRVGDAVATVGWLKVDPNQTNIVPGRVTFRVDARSVDDTRVLAIENALRAAATRVAFARGVHVDVALTEARAAVPMDPALRELVRDRCLAFDPRAMDIASGAGHDAMCIAHVAPTAMIFVPSVGGRSHVGTERTEPADLELGVEALEATLLAAADRY; from the coding sequence ATGCTGCTCGAGCGGCTCGCCGAGCTGGCGCGGCTGGGAGCGACGGCGGACGGCATCGACCGCGCGCTCTTCACCGCACCCGAGCGCGCAGCGCGCGAGCACTTCGCGGCGTGGGCGCGCGCGGCGGGACTACACGTCTCACAAGATCTGGTCGGGAACGTGTTCGCGCGGCTCGACGGCCGCGAAGACGGCCCTCCCATTCTGACCGGATCGCACTTGGACACCGTCAAGGACGGCGGCGCCTACGACGGCGCGTACGGCGTCGTCGCGGGGCTCGAAGTGCTGGCGCGCGTCGCGGCGCGCGGCGAACGCCCGAAACGCGCGCTCGAGGCGGTCGCGTGGGCCGGGGAAGAGGGGAGCCGCTTCCCGCTGGGATGCCTGGGCAGCTCCATCTTCGCCGGCGTCACGTCCGACGACGTGCTCGAGACGCTGGTCGACGACGAAGGCGTCTCGTTCACCGACGCGCTGCACGGCGAGACGGGGCGCCTGCCGGACGTGCCGATCCGCGACCTCTTTCCGCCGCCGCGCGCGTACGTCGAGCTGCACATCGAGCAAGGCCCCGTCCTCGAACGCGCGCGCGCGCGGCTCGGCGTGGTGACCGCCATCGCGGGTCAGCGCCGCTTCACGGTCACGGTCAACGGCGAAGCCGGCCATGCCGGAACGGTGCCGATGGCCGGCCGCGCGGACGCGCTGTGCGCCGCCGCCGAACTGATCCTCGCGATCGAGGCGACCGCATCACGCGTCGGCGATGCCGTCGCGACCGTCGGCTGGCTGAAGGTCGATCCCAACCAGACGAACATCGTGCCCGGCCGGGTGACCTTTCGCGTCGACGCACGATCGGTCGACGACACGCGCGTGCTGGCGATCGAAAACGCACTCCGCGCCGCGGCGACCCGGGTTGCGTTCGCGCGCGGCGTCCACGTCGACGTCGCGCTGACCGAGGCGCGCGCGGCCGTGCCGATGGACCCCGCGTTGCGCGAGCTCGTGCGCGACCGCTGTTTGGCATTCGACCCGCGCGCGATGGACATCGCCAGCGGTGCGGGGCACGACGCGATGTGCATCGCGCACGTCGCGCCGACCGCCATGATCTTCGTCCCCAGCGTCGGCGGCCGCAGCCACGTCGGCACCGAACGCACCGAACCCGCCGACCTCGAGCTCGGCGTCGAA
- a CDS encoding adenosine deaminase — protein MTTDAPLAFRLPKAELHLHIEGTFEPELIFALAERNGVPLPYPSVEALRRAYAFTDLQSFLDLYYAAMAVLRTERDFAELADAYLARAAAQGVVHAEIFFDPQAHTARGVPFATVIDGLWAALRTSEARHGITTKLIMCFLRDQSEESALATLDQALPYGERIVAVGLDSAEVGNPPRKFARVFARALAEGWKTVAHAGEEGPPAYVTEALDVLHVSRIDHGVRSLEDPRLVARLRDERVPLTVCPFSNVKLRVVDTLRDHPLARMLEAGLCATVNSDDPAYFGGYVGENLAGVADALRLGTSELVTLARNSFEASFIDGAVRDGYLARLDAVTGAQR, from the coding sequence ATGACGACCGACGCGCCGCTCGCGTTCCGCTTGCCGAAAGCGGAACTGCACCTGCACATCGAGGGCACCTTCGAGCCCGAGCTGATCTTCGCGCTGGCCGAGCGCAACGGCGTCCCGCTGCCGTATCCGTCGGTCGAGGCGCTGCGCCGCGCCTACGCGTTCACCGACCTGCAGTCGTTCCTCGACCTGTACTACGCGGCGATGGCCGTGCTGCGTACCGAACGCGACTTCGCGGAGCTGGCCGACGCGTATCTCGCGCGCGCGGCCGCGCAAGGCGTCGTCCACGCCGAGATCTTCTTCGACCCGCAGGCGCACACGGCGCGCGGCGTCCCGTTCGCGACCGTCATCGACGGTCTGTGGGCGGCGCTGCGCACGAGCGAGGCGCGCCACGGGATCACGACCAAGCTGATCATGTGCTTCCTGCGCGACCAGAGCGAGGAGTCGGCGCTGGCGACGCTCGACCAGGCGCTGCCGTACGGCGAGCGCATCGTCGCGGTCGGCTTGGACTCGGCCGAAGTCGGCAACCCGCCGCGGAAGTTCGCCCGCGTGTTCGCGCGCGCGCTGGCCGAGGGCTGGAAGACGGTCGCGCATGCCGGCGAGGAAGGTCCGCCGGCGTACGTCACCGAGGCGCTCGACGTGCTGCACGTCTCGCGCATCGACCACGGCGTGCGCAGTCTCGAAGACCCGCGCTTGGTCGCGCGCTTGCGCGACGAGCGCGTCCCGCTCACGGTCTGCCCGTTCTCGAACGTCAAGCTGCGGGTCGTCGACACGCTGCGCGATCACCCGTTGGCGCGCATGCTCGAGGCCGGCCTGTGCGCGACGGTCAACTCCGACGACCCGGCCTACTTCGGCGGCTATGTCGGCGAGAATCTCGCCGGCGTCGCCGACGCGCTGCGGTTGGGCACCTCGGAGTTGGTCACGCTGGCGCGCAACAGCTTCGAGGCCTCGTTCATCGACGGCGCGGTGCGCGACGGCTATCTGGCGCGGCTGGACGCCGTCACCGGGGCGCAACGATGA
- the puuE gene encoding allantoinase PuuE, with translation MARYDHPRDFVGYGAQPPDPRWPGGARLALQIVMNYEEGSEYAIGEGDPVSEMYLTEVPGATVGPGKRDLIVESVYEYGSRAGFWRLMRMFGQRAIPITVFGAALALERNPDAARAIAAAGYEVCSHGWRWIGFQDMSEEEERAQMRRAVASLEQSIGERPYGWYCRYAPSINTRRLVVEEGGFLYDSDAYNDDLPYWVRVEGKPHLVIPYTLDANDMKYSVPPGFTAGDGFFNYLKDAFDVLYREGASEPKMMSVGLHTRLVGRPGRAAALERFLDYVLGFGDAVWITRRVDIARHWIATHPA, from the coding sequence ATGGCCCGGTACGACCACCCGCGCGACTTCGTCGGCTACGGCGCGCAACCGCCCGATCCTCGTTGGCCGGGCGGCGCGCGGCTCGCGCTGCAGATCGTGATGAACTACGAGGAGGGCTCGGAGTACGCGATCGGCGAGGGCGACCCGGTCTCGGAGATGTACTTGACCGAGGTGCCCGGCGCGACGGTCGGCCCGGGCAAACGCGACCTGATCGTCGAGTCGGTCTACGAGTACGGCAGCCGGGCCGGCTTTTGGCGGCTGATGCGCATGTTCGGCCAGCGCGCGATCCCGATCACCGTGTTCGGCGCCGCGCTGGCGCTCGAGCGCAACCCCGACGCCGCGCGCGCGATCGCGGCCGCCGGCTACGAGGTGTGCTCGCACGGTTGGCGCTGGATCGGCTTCCAGGACATGAGCGAAGAGGAAGAGCGCGCGCAGATGCGGCGGGCCGTCGCCTCGCTGGAGCAGTCGATCGGCGAGCGACCCTATGGGTGGTATTGCCGCTACGCGCCCTCGATCAACACGCGCCGGCTGGTGGTCGAGGAAGGCGGCTTCCTCTACGACTCGGACGCGTACAACGACGACTTGCCGTACTGGGTGCGGGTCGAGGGGAAACCGCACTTGGTGATCCCCTACACCCTCGACGCCAACGACATGAAGTATTCGGTGCCGCCGGGATTCACCGCCGGCGACGGGTTCTTCAACTATCTCAAGGACGCGTTCGACGTGCTCTACCGCGAAGGTGCGAGCGAGCCGAAGATGATGTCGGTCGGGCTGCACACGCGGCTGGTCGGGCGCCCCGGCCGCGCGGCGGCGCTGGAACGGTTTCTCGACTACGTGCTGGGTTTCGGCGACGCGGTCTGGATCACGCGCCGCGTCGACATCGCGCGCCACTGGATCGCCACGCATCCCGCATGA